A portion of the Rhinolophus sinicus isolate RSC01 linkage group LG16, ASM3656204v1, whole genome shotgun sequence genome contains these proteins:
- the PITPNM2 gene encoding membrane-associated phosphatidylinositol transfer protein 2 isoform X6 — protein MIIKEYRIPLPMTVEEYRIAQLYMIQKKSRNETYGEGSGVEILENRPYTDGPGGSGQYTHKVYHVGMHIPSWFRSILPKAALRVVEESWNAYPYTRTRFTCPFVEKFSIDIETFYKTDAGENPNVFSLSPVERNQLAIDFIDIVKDPVPPNEYRTEEDPKLFHSIKTQRGPLSENWIEEYKRQVCPIMCAYKLCKVEFRYWGMQSKIERFIHDTGLRKVMVRAHRQAWCWQDEWYGLSMENIRELEKEAQLMLSRKMAQFNEDDEAAQLAKGEGGQDQAPGETPQPGSSSEPLAGRCLKKQWSTSSKSSRSSKRGASPSRHSISEWRMQSIARDSDESSDDEFFDAHEDLSDSEEMFPKDITKWNSNDLMDKIESPEPEDTQDSLYRQSSPEFRVASSVEQLNIIENKHKIFILGLAFLQSLKKKSWKGRKQKPSRRK, from the exons AAGAAGAGCCGCAACGAGACGTACGGTGAAGGCAGCGGCGTGGAGATCCTGGAGAACCGGCCGTACACGGACGGCCCCGGCGGCTCCGGACAGTACACACACAAGGTGTATCATGTGGGTATGCACATCCCCAGCTGGTTCCGCTCCATCCTGCCCAAGGCGGCCCTGCGAGTGGTGGAGGAGTCCTGGAATGCCTACCCCTACACACGGACCAG GTTTACCTGCCCTTTTGTGGAGAAATTCTCCATTGACATCGAAACCTTTTATAAAACTGATGCTGGAGAAAACCCCAACGTGTTCAGTCTGTCTCCGGTGGAAAGGAACCAGCTGGCGATCG ACTTCATCGATATTGTCAAGGACCCCGTGCCCCCCAACGAGTACAGGACGGAAGAGGACCCCAAGCTCTTCCACTCCATCAAGACGCAGAGGGGGCCGCTGTCTGAAAACTGGATCGAGGAGTACAAGCGGCAGGTCTGCCCCATCATGTGCGCCTACAAGCTGTGCAAGGTGGAGTTCCGCTACTGGGGCATGCAGTCCAAGATTGAGAGGTTCATCCACGACACAG GCCTGCGGAAGGTGATGGTGAGGGCACACCGGCAGGCCTGGTGCTGGCAGGACGAGTGGTACGGGCTGAGCATGGAAAACATCCGGGAGCTGGAGAAGGAGGCACAGCTCATGCTGTCCCGTAAGATGGCCCAGTTCAACGAGGACGACGAGGCCGCCCAGCTGGCCAAGGGCGAAGGCGGTCAGGACCAGGCCCCCGGAGAGACCCCGCAGCCCGGCAGCAGCAGCGAGCCCCTGGCCGGCCGCTGCCTGAAGAAGCAGTGGTCCACGTCCTCCAAATCATCTCGGTCGTCCAAGCGGGGAG CCAGCCCTTCCCGCCACAGCATCTCAGAATGGAGGATGCAGAGTATTGCCCGGGACTCAGACGAGAGCTCAGATGACGAGTTCTTCGATGCTCACG AGGACCTGTCTGATTCTGAGGAAATGTTCCCCAAGGATATCACCAAGTGGAACTCCAATGACCTCATGGACAAAATCGAAAGCCCTGAGCCGGAGGACACGCAAG ACAGTCTGTACCGCCAGAGCAGCCCCGAGTTCAGGGTGGCCTCCAGTGTGGAGCAGCTGAACATTATCGAG AACAAACATAAGATCTTCATCCTGGGCCTAGCCTTCCTGCAATCCCTGAAGAAAAAAAGCTGGAAGGGGAGGAAGCAAAAGCCATCTAGGCGGAAGTGA